The Vallitalea okinawensis nucleotide sequence AAAGTTATCAGCATGGCATTATGAGTGCCTATTTGCTGATGACAACACTTAGAACTTTTAAGACAATGAATTTTATACATGATAAAGATGACCAGATAATCATCGATATGAATCACTATGCTAACTTAGCTTCAAAACAAGATATTTTAAAGGCTATAAGCGATCATACAAGTGATGGTTTTAGAATACAAGATCTGTCCCATGTGTCGCAGTTTTTAACCTTTATAGATGAGTTGGAGGAGTTTTCCAGAATTTCTAGAGGCAATCAATATCGTCAGTACATTAATGAGTTTTGTCAGACAGATCTTTATATTAAAGATGATATCTTTCATATAGATTTTATTTTTGATAATGAAGAGATAGTAGGTCTTGATCCTGAAAGAGCATTTAAAGGAAAATGTAAAAGACTCTTATCACTATTCGATATTCCTCAATTAAGTGAAGACTTAAAGATACATTATCGTGTTTTAGGAAGACTTAAAAAGGACCAGAAGATCTATGAACTAATTATCAAAAATAAATTTGCAAAAATTATTATTGATGGTGAAGAACAAGCTATCCCACAGTATCTGAATTCACGAGACTTTCTAACAAGTGAAGAATATGCATTATTACGTGAAGATGAACAAATAATGCATTAGAATATGTCATCTTCTTTCCTCCAAATGCGTATTTATATATAAAGGGGGAATGGCGATGGAAGAAAAATATAGCGAAGTCCATTTAGTAACCCTACCTGATATGAATGTTGCCACCTATCAAGCGAAAAGTTTCTGCCCTGAAGATGATGCGATAGATTACATGCAAAATTGGTTTGAAAAGATGGGAATAGTCAAAGACAATAATACAAGAGCTTTTGGCTTTAACGTACCAGTATCGACTGAAGAGGGCACTCAGGGTATACGAGGCTATCAACTGATGGTGACGGTACCTCAAAATGTGAAAGCATCGGATGATGTTACCATAACAACTATAAAAAGTGATCAATATGCAGTTATGCGCATAAAAGATCCTTTCGAAGATCCTCTTCAAACAATACCATTAGGTTGGCAGATTCTTCAAAATTGGGTTCGTACAACAGAGTTTAGACCAAGTGAAGGTCATTATTCTCTTGAAGAAATAGTTACTCAAGGGGATACATCTTATATTGATCTTTATTATCCTGTAGTTAATGAGAATAATAGACAGGCTGGCAGGAGAAACAATCAACAAAACAATGGCCGGCAAAATAACAGTCAAGGTCGACAGAATACTGCGAGGAATAATCAGCAACCTGCACGGCAAAATGCTCAACAGGTTGGTATGCAATCTAATCAACAAATGAATAATAGGAATAATCAACAGGCTGGTATGCAACCACAACCTAGTCAACAGATGAATATGGGAAATCCCCAAGGAGGTATGCAACCGCAACCTAATCAACAGATGAACATGGGAAATCCCCAAGGAGGTATGCAACCGCAACCTAATCAACAAATGAATATGGGAAATCCCCAAGGAGGTATGCAACCGCAACCTAATCAACAGATGAACATGGGAAATCCCCAAGGAGGTATGCAACCGCAACCTAGTCAACAGATGAATATGGGAAATCCCCAAGTAGGTATGCAACCGCAACCTACACAACAAATGAACATGGGAAATCCTCAAGGAGGTATTCTACCAAATTTTCAAGCAAATTTGAGAAACTTTCTTTTTGGGAAGAGGGCTAATAACCAACCTCAAAGGAATATGAGAAATGAATTCCAAAGAGGGATGCCTGCAAATCCACAAAGGAGCATAAGTAATAATCCTCCAGGAATTTATCATCCTCCTCAGATGGATTTAAAAAATAATCCAATGGGTAGTTTACCACCAAATACTTCAATGAACATGAGGAACCATCCAATGAACGGTATGCATGGGTATCAGCCAGGAGGTATGCAGCATAATTATCAAGGTGGAGGAATGCCTAATAATAGACAGCCTAATAATCAAAGCAGAGAACTACCAGGTAGACGAAGCTTCTGGCCTTTTAATAGAACTAATAGGTAGCATACTAAGCATCTTCAATAGGCTCAACTTCATTTGAAAAATAAACATATGATATGTCATATGTTTATTTTTTTTACTCTTTTTACTCGATAATGCAAGTTTTTTATATTGTTAAAATATAGTAACTGATGTATAATATTCATTGTCGTTGGATTATAATCGTGAAATTCCTTTGGAGGTTATTGGATGAAGAAATTTGGAATTATATTTATAGTTATAGTTGCAGTTACATCGATTGCATTTATTTGGAGTCATCAAGAAAGTAATGAAAACCCACCTTCAAAACAACCCATTATTGTTGAGGAAAAAGTGGTTGAAGAAGAGGTTGTATACGAGCAGAATAACGATCCACTCTATATAACAGGAGCAATCATCGGGAAGGATGCCAGTGGAGGACTTACTGATGTTATGATGGTAGGGGTATTTAATACTGAAACATATAACATTGATGTATTTGCTATACCCAGAGACACGAAAATAACAGTTTCAGATGAATTACATAATAGAATTAATGAGGGACTATGGGCGCCTCAAACCATGAAATTAACAGATTTATACTGGCGTGTTAAGGGAGCAGGATTAGAAGATCCAATCTTGTATACCATAGATGCTATGGAACAGATAGTTGGTATTCCTATCGATCATTATGTCACCGTTGATACTGATTCTTTTGATCAAGTGATTGATGCTCTTGGAGGTATTGATTTATACGTTCCTATGGATATGAATTACGAAGATCCATTTCAAAACTTATACATCCATCTCAAAGAGGGTTATCAACATTTAAATGGTGCCCAAGCTGAGCAGTTGGTTAGGTATCGATCATCTTATAGTGATTTAGCACGTATAGAAATTCAGCAGTATCTGATACAAAGTTGTGCAGAAGCTCTTTTGAATATTAATAGCATAAAGCAGGTAGAGCAATTATTGCGTGTCGTCTATGATATAGTTGAAACAGATATAGGTATACTTGATGCCATCAGTTATTTGAAATATTATGAACATCTGGACTTGAACAGAATAGATTTTTATACGATACCTGGTATAACCGATAAAATAGATGGCATATGGTATTTTATATACACGGATGAAACAACGGTCTATGAATTTGTTCATCAAAGGTTAAGTGATGACAATAGTTTTGTTAGTGACAGCAAAGATAGTGTGATCACCATATTAAATGGTACTGGAAAAACAGGTTTAGCCACGAAGTACCGTGATATTCTAACAGAAAAAGGTTATCATATTGGTGGATTAGATAACTCAAACGGAAGTTTTCATCAAAAGACACAGATTATTGTTAAAGAAGAAGGTATGGGGTATGATTTAAGGAGTTATTTCACTTTATCAGAGGTAATAGTAGCTCCGGAGCAAATACCTGAGGGGTCTGATATTGTTATTATCCTTGGGGGATTAGAAGAGTAAATGGCATAATGAAACCACTCTTGTTGAAGAAGAGTGGTTTTTTAGTATGTCAACTTAGTTTTATGATAGTAGAGTATGATAAAGTTGGTTATATTGCACAGCTGATTGATGCCATGAGAAATCTTCATGAGTGGCATTGATAAAAAGTTGCCGCCAAGCATCCTTTTGGTTATATAGATAAACTGCATACTCTAAGGTAAATAGGAGATCATGAGCATTATAATTATCAAAACTTAATCCAGTACCCTCTAATGTTTCAGGGTTAAATGCTTTTACTGTATCCGCTAAACCACCTGTTTTTCTCACTAGAGGAATGCAGCCGTATTTCATAGCAATTAATTGAGCTAAGCCACATGGTTCAAAAAGTGATGGCATAAGTAAGATGTCTGAACCCCCATAGATTCTATTGGCTAAGTCAGTATCAAAGGTAATAAGAGCACGGCATTTTTTGGGATAGCGATATTCCATTTCTCTAAATAAGTTTTCATAATTATAATCACCGAGCCCTAGAATGACTAATTGTATGGGGAGATCCAGTATTTCATGTATAACATGGCGGACAAGATCCAGCCCTTTTTGCTCGACTAGGCGAGAAATAATAGCCACAATAGGGGTGTCTTTTTCTTCATTTAATCCGAGTTCTTTCTGAAGTTGATCTTTTAAATAGGCTTTTTCCTGCAAATCTTTACATGAAGAGAAGCGGTGATAATCTATACCGTTAAGTATACCTTTAAGTTTATTCTGAAGCGAGATTTCTTGAATAACACCTTCTAGTTCTTCGCCATAAAATGCATGCTGAATTTCATGGGCGTAGGTGGAACTAACTGTGGTAATATAGTCACTGTAATAAAGAGCAGCTTTTAGCAGATTTACATCCCCATGGAATTCAAAAGCATTATTACGATGGAAACTATAGGGTAATCCAAGTACATCCTCTAAATCATGTCCTGCACATCTTCCTTGATACTTTAGATTATGAATAGTGAAAACTGTCCTTATAGATTGATACTCTTGATAAAATTCTTTTAAATAGACTGGAACCAACGCTGTTTGCCAATCATGACAATGAAGTATATCAGGATAAAAGTCAATATAATTTAAACATTCTAGTACAGCCCTACTAAAAAATGCATAACGTTCTACCTCATCTCCATAGCCATAGATAAGTGGTCGATTAAAGTAATGTTCATTATCTATAAAATAAAATATAATGCCATTTTCATCTTCATAACTGAAGAGGCCGCAATACTGTTGCCGCCATGCAACTGGTACTTTGAAATGAGTTATATAGGTCATGTCTTTCATATATTTTTCGTCCATGTTCCCGTATTTTGGTAAGATTACCTGTACATCTGAACCAAGGTTTTTTAAAGCTTTAGGTAAGTCACCGATTACATCGCCTAAACCACCACTTTTTATATAAGGTGCCCCTTCTGAGGCTGCGAATAATACACGCATTGTACATTTTCCTCCTTTATCCGATGATACGACCTTTACCTATTACGATAGGAGCATCTTCGCGACCTTTTAAAACAATATGGTCTTTAATAGTAACATTTCTATCAATAATGACATTCTCTAAATGGACATGTCGCCCTATCTGACATCGATCCATGATGATACTTCTTTTGATCTGACTGTCGGATTGAACATGAACTTTTCTAAAGATGATACTTGAATTAATCTGTCCTTCGAGTAAACAACCACTGGCTATAAGAGAATTATTGACTTCACCTGTATACCCATAACGGGTTGGATGATTATCTTTTACATTTGTATGAATTTTATGCTCTTCATTGAAGATTTCTTTTTTAATAACAGGATTTAAGAAATCCATGCTGCATTTAAAGTATTGACTGACGGATGATATTTTGCAAAAATACCCCTTATATGGATAAGCTGATATTTTAAAACGTCCAGTATTGTATTGGAGTAGTTTCATGAGGTCCCAATTTAAATTATGACGATCACATTCCTCAATGAGTTTGAGCAATAGTTGGCGATTGATGATGAGCATATCTAAGAATACACCTTTATGATCTGTAGATGGGTCTTCTGAAATACCAGCAACCCAGCTATTAGATGCATCAAGATTAAGGTAAAGGTCATCTTTGGTAGAGCAAACATCCACCTCGGGGCTATAAATTAACGTAATATCTGCACCTTGTTGGCGATGTTCTTCAAGAACTTTATCGTAATCCACTTTACTAATAACATGACTACTTGAGATAATAATACTATTGCGACTAGTTTGCTCAAAAAACTCAATATTTGCATGAAAATCCATCAAGTTTATGGTTGGAAATTCATCGAAGAATAGATAATTAGCACCATGTAAAACAGATAACCCTTTATTCTTTCTATTTAAAGACCATTCCTGACCTGTTCCCAAATGCTCAACTAAAGATTTATAACGATGGTTGCCAATAACACCAATTTTTTTCATTCCTGTATTAACCATATTTGAAAGCGGAAAGTCAATCAATTTATATTTACCACCAATGGGTAGGGTATTAATGTTGCGGTATTTAGTTAATTCTTCTAGGATCAAATGATCCGGTTTATTTGTGATAACACCTAAGGCGTCAATCATTCTTTCAACCTCCTTTTAGACTTATTCAATAGACGTCTTATATATCTTTAAAAACAACTTCTAAGGCATTATTTTCATCATTACCTAACTTTTTATGTTCACTAATGGTTACATTTTCGCCAATAATGGTTTTATGTAATTGGGCTCCAGAACTTATATGACAATCATTAAGTATAATGGAATCTTTAACATAAGCGTCTTTTTCTATAATAACGTTATTTCCAATAATCGAATTACTTATATGACCTTTAATAATGGAACCATCACATATTAAACTATTGACAACCTTACCATTGCTAGTAATAAAATGAGGCTCAACATTTAAATTATTAGAATTTATCTTGAAGTCTTCATTATATAAATCCATTGGCGGCTGATCTTTCAATAAGTCCATATTAGCTTCGTAATAACTTTCAATAGTTCCTACATCACGCCAATAACCCTCATAACAATATGCAAACATGTTTTTACCTTCGCCTAAAAGCGTTGGCATGATGTTCTTACCAAAGTCGTTGGCGCTATTTTCATTGAAATGATCTCTTAGAAGAGCATCCTTTAGAAGAGACCAATTAAATACATAGATACCCATTGAAGCTTTGTTGCTGCTAGGATTATCAGGCTTTTCTTCAAATTCAACAATTTGATCTTGGTCATCAGTTATGAGAACTCCAAAACGATGAGCTTCTTCCCATGGAACTTCAATAACACTAATAGTTACATCAGCACCTTTGTCTTTATGAAAATTAATTAGTTTTGAATAATCCATTCTATAAATTTGATCCCCTGATATAATCAGTACGTATTCTGGGTCATAGAAATCTATATACTCAATATTTTGATACACTGCATCAGCAGTTCCTTTGTACCAATAACCACCTGCACGTGTTACATAAGGGGGGAGGATAGTTACTCCTGCATTCACAGCATCCAATGCCCAAGATGAACCTGTTCCTATATAGCTATTGAGTAATAGGGGCTTATACTGTGTTAAGACACCTACAGTATCCATACCTGAATAAAAACAGTTACTTAGGGCAAAATCAATAATTCTATATTTACCTCCAAAGGCAACAGCTGGTTTTGCAACATCTCGAGTTAATCCCCCGAGACGGCTACCTTGACCGCCAGCTAAAAGCATTGTTACACATTCTTTACCTTTCATCGAATCCTCCTTAATTCTACATAATAGTTTTTTATTCTTACTTTTGTAAGACATTAATCCATTTTGGTATGCCATATTCCTTTAGCATAGTCTGCAACAGTACGATCTGAAGAAAAAATTCCAGATCTTGCGATGTTGTTAATGACCATGGTGAGCCAACGCTGTTGATCTTGGTAACAATAATTAATAGCTTGTTGTGTATCCACATAGGAACTAAAGTCTTTTAAAACAAAGAACTCATCGTTATTACCAAGTATAGAGTCGTAAATGCTTTGTAATTCCAGTTTACAATTACTGAAGAAGCCGTTTGTAAGCTGACTCATAAGCTGTTTGAGGCGAACATCATTTTGGTAAACTTCATAAGGATTATAATCATCATTTTTGTAGTAATGGAGTACTTCCTTAGGACTTAATCCAAAGATGAAGATATTCTGATCACCCACTTGTTCACGAATCTCAATGTTAGCGCCATCAAGTGTTGCTAAGGTAAGTGCACCA carries:
- a CDS encoding effector binding domain-containing protein, giving the protein MEEKYSEVHLVTLPDMNVATYQAKSFCPEDDAIDYMQNWFEKMGIVKDNNTRAFGFNVPVSTEEGTQGIRGYQLMVTVPQNVKASDDVTITTIKSDQYAVMRIKDPFEDPLQTIPLGWQILQNWVRTTEFRPSEGHYSLEEIVTQGDTSYIDLYYPVVNENNRQAGRRNNQQNNGRQNNSQGRQNTARNNQQPARQNAQQVGMQSNQQMNNRNNQQAGMQPQPSQQMNMGNPQGGMQPQPNQQMNMGNPQGGMQPQPNQQMNMGNPQGGMQPQPNQQMNMGNPQGGMQPQPSQQMNMGNPQVGMQPQPTQQMNMGNPQGGILPNFQANLRNFLFGKRANNQPQRNMRNEFQRGMPANPQRSISNNPPGIYHPPQMDLKNNPMGSLPPNTSMNMRNHPMNGMHGYQPGGMQHNYQGGGMPNNRQPNNQSRELPGRRSFWPFNRTNR
- a CDS encoding glucose-1-phosphate adenylyltransferase, producing MKGKECVTMLLAGGQGSRLGGLTRDVAKPAVAFGGKYRIIDFALSNCFYSGMDTVGVLTQYKPLLLNSYIGTGSSWALDAVNAGVTILPPYVTRAGGYWYKGTADAVYQNIEYIDFYDPEYVLIISGDQIYRMDYSKLINFHKDKGADVTISVIEVPWEEAHRFGVLITDDQDQIVEFEEKPDNPSSNKASMGIYVFNWSLLKDALLRDHFNENSANDFGKNIMPTLLGEGKNMFAYCYEGYWRDVGTIESYYEANMDLLKDQPPMDLYNEDFKINSNNLNVEPHFITSNGKVVNSLICDGSIIKGHISNSIIGNNVIIEKDAYVKDSIILNDCHISSGAQLHKTIIGENVTISEHKKLGNDENNALEVVFKDI
- the glgA gene encoding glycogen synthase GlgA, whose product is MRVLFAASEGAPYIKSGGLGDVIGDLPKALKNLGSDVQVILPKYGNMDEKYMKDMTYITHFKVPVAWRQQYCGLFSYEDENGIIFYFIDNEHYFNRPLIYGYGDEVERYAFFSRAVLECLNYIDFYPDILHCHDWQTALVPVYLKEFYQEYQSIRTVFTIHNLKYQGRCAGHDLEDVLGLPYSFHRNNAFEFHGDVNLLKAALYYSDYITTVSSTYAHEIQHAFYGEELEGVIQEISLQNKLKGILNGIDYHRFSSCKDLQEKAYLKDQLQKELGLNEEKDTPIVAIISRLVEQKGLDLVRHVIHEILDLPIQLVILGLGDYNYENLFREMEYRYPKKCRALITFDTDLANRIYGGSDILLMPSLFEPCGLAQLIAMKYGCIPLVRKTGGLADTVKAFNPETLEGTGLSFDNYNAHDLLFTLEYAVYLYNQKDAWRQLFINATHEDFSWHQSAVQYNQLYHTLLS
- a CDS encoding LCP family protein codes for the protein MKKFGIIFIVIVAVTSIAFIWSHQESNENPPSKQPIIVEEKVVEEEVVYEQNNDPLYITGAIIGKDASGGLTDVMMVGVFNTETYNIDVFAIPRDTKITVSDELHNRINEGLWAPQTMKLTDLYWRVKGAGLEDPILYTIDAMEQIVGIPIDHYVTVDTDSFDQVIDALGGIDLYVPMDMNYEDPFQNLYIHLKEGYQHLNGAQAEQLVRYRSSYSDLARIEIQQYLIQSCAEALLNINSIKQVEQLLRVVYDIVETDIGILDAISYLKYYEHLDLNRIDFYTIPGITDKIDGIWYFIYTDETTVYEFVHQRLSDDNSFVSDSKDSVITILNGTGKTGLATKYRDILTEKGYHIGGLDNSNGSFHQKTQIIVKEEGMGYDLRSYFTLSEVIVAPEQIPEGSDIVIILGGLEE
- the glgD gene encoding glucose-1-phosphate adenylyltransferase subunit GlgD — encoded protein: MIDALGVITNKPDHLILEELTKYRNINTLPIGGKYKLIDFPLSNMVNTGMKKIGVIGNHRYKSLVEHLGTGQEWSLNRKNKGLSVLHGANYLFFDEFPTINLMDFHANIEFFEQTSRNSIIISSSHVISKVDYDKVLEEHRQQGADITLIYSPEVDVCSTKDDLYLNLDASNSWVAGISEDPSTDHKGVFLDMLIINRQLLLKLIEECDRHNLNWDLMKLLQYNTGRFKISAYPYKGYFCKISSVSQYFKCSMDFLNPVIKKEIFNEEHKIHTNVKDNHPTRYGYTGEVNNSLIASGCLLEGQINSSIIFRKVHVQSDSQIKRSIIMDRCQIGRHVHLENVIIDRNVTIKDHIVLKGREDAPIVIGKGRIIG